GTCGCGACGCGGGTTTCCCGCAAGTGCCGGTACATCGCCAGGGCCAGCAGGAAGCCCGGCAACGACACGATCACGAACACCCAGCGCCACGACGGCACCACCAGCAACAGTTGTGTGGCGAGAATCGGCGCGAGTCCAAGGCCCAGGATCGGGAAGAAGGCCTGCTGGATGCCGATGTTCATCCCGCGTCGGGCAGGGTGCGAGGACTCCGCCGTGGCCGCCAGGGCTGTCGGGGTAAAGGCGCCTTCGGAGATGCCCATGATCGCGCGGATCAGCAGCAATCCGCCGATACCGGTCGCCAGACCCGAGAGGCCCGCCAACAGCGAAAACACCAGTACTGCCGGAATCAGCACTTTGCGTCGACCGATGCGGTCGGACAGACGCCCCATGAAGATCGAAGAAATGCCCCAGGCCAGCCCCAGGATGGCGGTAACGTTGCCCAAATCCTGATAGTTCAGGCCCAGGTCTTTCATCATCACCGGGAACAGCGGCAGGATGATGAACCGGTCCAGGCCGACCAGGCCGAATCCCAAGGCCAGCAAGGCCACCGCTTTGAACTCGTATCGAACATCCCACGCGTGCTTATTGTTGTTCATGGTTGTTACTCGGATGGAGTTGAGGAAGGCAGCCATGGCCTGGCTGCCAGGGTCTTAGAAATAGATCAGGGCTTCGACCAGGCCGGTCAGCTGTGTGCGGTCACGTCCGGCGCCGAACGGGTGGTCGTCGGCGTTGCCGTCGAACACGTCGTACCGCACTTCGGGACGCAGCGAGATGTACTTGTTCAGGTCGTAACGCAGGCCGGCAGTGACGGCGTTGAAATTGCCGCGAGCGGTGGAGACGGGCAGCAGGATGAAGCCGTCGGGATCGGCGAAATGCTCGGCCCGTACCGAGTACGAAAGATCGGGTCGTTGCTGGTAGGTCAGCACCGCGTTGGCACCCCACCAATGCGCGCCGTCGAAGCCGGGGCCGTTGATGATGTCGACTGTGCTGGCTTTGCCGTCGCCGGCCTGGTGGCCGTAGACCAGCTCCGCGCCCATCGACCAGTTGGCGTCGAATCGATGCCAGCCGTTGAGCGAGTGCTGTTGTTTGAACTGGCCGTCCGGCGATACCAGGCGCGAGGTTGGCGCCTGCACGTCACTGAAACTGTCGTTCTCTTCATCGCCGAGGATGAATTCGTAGTCGATCCAGGTTTGCATGTCGGCGGTACGCCAACGCACGGCGCCCATCAGTGACTTGGTGTCGTTGTTGTCCCGCAGGTTGTTCCAGCCCTGGACCACACCCAGTTCCACGCCGAGAATGCCTGACTCGCTGTTGTACAGGCGTGAACCCAACTGGACGCCGCCAACGGTGCCGGGTTCGCTGACGAAGGCGTAGGTCTTGCTGGCAAACGGGTTGCGCGCAGCGCGGATGTTCGGCGGGATTTCATAGCCTAGCGCCGGGCCGAAGACACCCGCCATGGCGGTGATGCCGGGGCCGTACGGCAAATAGGCGGTGGCGGCGATGTTGGGAATGGCGAGGAATTTCTGTTTGTCGCGCTGGGCCTTGGCCAGGTCATCGTCGCCGGGTGAGTTGATCCCCCAATGCATGTCCCAGCCTTGGGTACGGGCGAACTGGGCGTTGCGGCCGTAGTTCATTTCAAAGGTGAAGCCGAATGACGGTTCAGTGGGTTGCGGGCCGGGCAGGGGCGTGATGCGGGGCACCATGTCACCCTTGAGCGCCTTGTCGACAAACAGATGCAGGCCGCCCCATTCCAGGCCTTCATCGGCGAAACCCACCAGCGGCAGATTGCTCAAGCCGTCCTGGCGTTCGTCGTGGGTCGAGCGGTTGTTGCGCGAGTAACCCGTGTCGAATAATCCCGAGACCACAATTCCATAGTCCTTTTCCAGCGTGTCACCGAACAGGCTGCGAAACAGCGTGCCTTCGCCTGTTTCAATGCTGTCGGCGGCGTGGGTGTTGAGCGTCGCGAAGGCGGCCAGAACCGCACCAAGCGTTTTCACCTTGATGTTGTGCATTGTCTGTCTCTTGTTTTTGTTGTCAGAGTTTTGAAGGGTGGGGCGTCCGTGCCCCCTGGAACTCGGTGTCAGACGTGGCAGGCCCTGGCCTCATGGATGATGGCGTTTTGTTGCAATTGCCCGCGTAGGGAATTGAGTAGCTTCGGCAGCGCCGACAGTTCGGCCACCCCGCCGTAGCAGTAGTAATCGGGGCGCACCACCAGGACCTTGAGCCCGGCCTCGGCCATGAACTGCAAGTACTTGCCGGAAACATCGCGGTAGATGCCCTTGGCGCTGTCAGAGACCGGCGCAAGCCGAACCACTTGCAGGCCGTAGTCGCGAATGAAGCCCAGCTGCTGCGCATCGAGTTGCGCAAGCGGATCTTCGTCACCGCGCACCAGCAAGTGGAAGCCGCGTCCGATGACATCGTCGTAGCGACTGACCTGGCCATCGATTTCTATCGAACCGTGTACACCGAGAATGCCGCGCAATTGGCCATCCTTCTGCAAAAGTCCGTCGGTCAAACCGGGGAACGGCGGCAGCGGAGCGACGTTGCCGCTCAGGTACGCGGCGTCACGTTCGGCGGCCTTCACCGGGTCAGATACGCAGACCACTTTGCCCATCGCCATGGATGCTTCGATCACGGCGCGGATCTGTGGTTTGCGTTCCAGGGTGTAGCTGTCCAGCAGGGTGTCGTCAGCCAGGCCGCGCAGTAGCAGATCCAGGCGCCAGGACAGATTCCAGGCATCGCGAATCCCCGAGCACATGCCCTGGCCCATGAACGGTGGCATCACATGGGCCGCATCGCCGGCCAGCATCACCCGGCCGCTGTGCCAGTTCGAAGCAATGCGCGAACGGAACTGATAGACCGCGTGGCGCACCAGGTCAGCGGTGTCCGGGGTGACCCAACGCGACAGCAGTGACCAGACCTTGTCGGTGTCTTGCAGGTCCTCGAGGGTCTCGTGCGGCAGGCGCATGAACTCCCAGCGACGATAACCGGGGCCGCCGGGGACCATGGTGGTCGGGCGCTCGGGGTTGCACCACTGGCCGATGTCCGGCACGTCCAGTTCCACGCCCGGCTTGGGCTGCAGGTCGACGACCAGCCAGTCTTCCTGGAAACCCAGGTCTTGCCATTCGATGCCCAGCGACTGGCGCACGAAGCTGTTGGCGCCGTCGGCACCGATTACGTAGCGAGCGCGGACGCTTTGCTGTTCTTCGCCCAGCGAGAACTTGCCGTCTTCACGAATCACCCGGTTGAGCACCATGTCGCAGCCGGTGACGTCCTGCTTGAGCGCAGTGGCTTCCCAACCCTGATGGATCTGCACGTTGCTGATGCTTTTGGCTTTGCGGTCGAGGATGGCCTCCAGTGACGGCTGGTTGAACAGGTAGCCGAAGGGGCCATCGCTGATGGACTCGGCCGACCAGTCGATCTCCACCAGTACCTTCCAGTCAGCGTTGAACCACTGGTAGCGCGCCGACGGCTGGGAGATTTTTGCCAGCTCTTCACCCAATCCCATGGAGAGGAATACACGGCGAATTTCATGATCGTAGAAAACGGCGCGCGGGAGCGGGTAGAGCGCTGGCCAGCGCTCGAAGACGGCTACCGTGTAACCCATCTGACCCAACAGAATGGCCAGGGTCTGGCCTACTGGACCGTAACCGGCGATGGCGACATCGACTGTGGTGTGCTGATTCATGACTGTGCCTCGAGTACTTCTCAATGATTTCCGGACGTGGCCGGGCCCGTAGCGCGATCAGGAGGACTCGCGCCATGCAGGAATTTCAGTTGTCTTGGAGGGGGCAGGGAGACTCAGGACGGTACCGGAGTGCCCGCTTCAGTATTGAAAATGAAGTTGTCCGGGACGTCCGGGCCCCACAGGTACAGGGAGTTTTCCGGCGGGTAATCGCCGGCCGGCCATTCACTGCCTTCAGAGATGTAGTCCATGTCTGCCGAGTATTCGCAGAAGGAGCCCCACGGATCCTGCACGTAGTGGAAGTAGTTCGAGCCCAGGCAATGACGCCCCGTGCCCCAGCCTTTGGTGTGGCCAGCCGCAGCCATTTGCGAGGCGCCGGCGCCGACTTCGTCAATGCTGTCGACTTCCCAGGCTGCGTGGTGCCAACCCTTGGCACTGCTCTTGGCGAACGCCACCAGATGGTGATCGCAGCCGTGGGCGGCGTGGCTGAAGGCGATGATGTCCATCGACTTATCCGAAAGCTTCAGACCCAGCGCGTGTTCATAGAAGTGCAGGGCACCTAGGACGTCCGGGGTGAACAACA
The Pseudomonas sp. MYb327 DNA segment above includes these coding regions:
- a CDS encoding outer membrane beta-barrel protein; this translates as MHNIKVKTLGAVLAAFATLNTHAADSIETGEGTLFRSLFGDTLEKDYGIVVSGLFDTGYSRNNRSTHDERQDGLSNLPLVGFADEGLEWGGLHLFVDKALKGDMVPRITPLPGPQPTEPSFGFTFEMNYGRNAQFARTQGWDMHWGINSPGDDDLAKAQRDKQKFLAIPNIAATAYLPYGPGITAMAGVFGPALGYEIPPNIRAARNPFASKTYAFVSEPGTVGGVQLGSRLYNSESGILGVELGVVQGWNNLRDNNDTKSLMGAVRWRTADMQTWIDYEFILGDEENDSFSDVQAPTSRLVSPDGQFKQQHSLNGWHRFDANWSMGAELVYGHQAGDGKASTVDIINGPGFDGAHWWGANAVLTYQQRPDLSYSVRAEHFADPDGFILLPVSTARGNFNAVTAGLRYDLNKYISLRPEVRYDVFDGNADDHPFGAGRDRTQLTGLVEALIYF
- a CDS encoding bifunctional 3-(3-hydroxy-phenyl)propionate/3-hydroxycinnamic acid hydroxylase, which produces MNQHTTVDVAIAGYGPVGQTLAILLGQMGYTVAVFERWPALYPLPRAVFYDHEIRRVFLSMGLGEELAKISQPSARYQWFNADWKVLVEIDWSAESISDGPFGYLFNQPSLEAILDRKAKSISNVQIHQGWEATALKQDVTGCDMVLNRVIREDGKFSLGEEQQSVRARYVIGADGANSFVRQSLGIEWQDLGFQEDWLVVDLQPKPGVELDVPDIGQWCNPERPTTMVPGGPGYRRWEFMRLPHETLEDLQDTDKVWSLLSRWVTPDTADLVRHAVYQFRSRIASNWHSGRVMLAGDAAHVMPPFMGQGMCSGIRDAWNLSWRLDLLLRGLADDTLLDSYTLERKPQIRAVIEASMAMGKVVCVSDPVKAAERDAAYLSGNVAPLPPFPGLTDGLLQKDGQLRGILGVHGSIEIDGQVSRYDDVIGRGFHLLVRGDEDPLAQLDAQQLGFIRDYGLQVVRLAPVSDSAKGIYRDVSGKYLQFMAEAGLKVLVVRPDYYCYGGVAELSALPKLLNSLRGQLQQNAIIHEARACHV
- a CDS encoding VOC family protein; translated protein: MSVSHGVHSIDHYALNVPSLDEACQFFESFGLEVERGAQQLLLRAADGHVWAKILPAASKSLAYLSFNCYEQDFTALRQQIEAAGGRFEDRPGAGIWFRDPDGNLLQVKVGAKTMPDQKTTHRNSATPPNHRGATTRDGLARVRPRRLSHVLLFTPDVLGALHFYEHALGLKLSDKSMDIIAFSHAAHGCDHHLVAFAKSSAKGWHHAAWEVDSIDEVGAGASQMAAAGHTKGWGTGRHCLGSNYFHYVQDPWGSFCEYSADMDYISEGSEWPAGDYPPENSLYLWGPDVPDNFIFNTEAGTPVPS